The following are encoded together in the Bradysia coprophila strain Holo2 unplaced genomic scaffold, BU_Bcop_v1 contig_94, whole genome shotgun sequence genome:
- the LOC119085535 gene encoding uncharacterized protein LOC119085535, producing MCALYDEQTKLWTAADRRLSESKQHSLGHVILNWLSSRGSKLAQINDDTGVQVTYHELWLNTIRAAQNLLKMGFKPRQKFCFMIYNNDHLIPALVASICLICPIVPLHPMLSKDEIARILIQIQPVALFCEANLYDRIDEVLSEIGIDVKLFIFDEHIANLESVERLMDETGEEETFV from the exons ATGTGTGCTCTCTACgatgaacaaacaaaactatgGACAGCTGCAGATCGACGACTATCAGAATCCAAACAACACTCATTGGGTCatgtaattttaaattggCTGTCGTCACGGGGTTCAAAACTAGCTCAG ATTAATGATGACACCGGCGTTCAAGTAACCTACCATGAACTCTGGTTAAATACAATTCGTGCCGCGCAAAATCTACTGAAAATGGGATTTAAGCCTCGGCAAAAGTTCTGTTTTATGATTTACAACAACGATCATCTAATCCCTGCTCTTGTCGCATCGATTTGTTTGATATGTCCAATTGTACCACTGCATCCGATGCTATCAAAGGATGAAATCGCACGgattttgattcaaattcAGCCAGTTGCTCTTTTCTGCGAAGCTAATTTATATGACAGGATCGATGAGGTGTTGTCGGAAATTGGAATCGAcgtgaaactgttcattttcgACGAACACATCGCCAATTTGGAATCAGTTGAACGTCTAATGGACGAAACGGGTGAAGAGGAAACATTTGTGTAA